One segment of Erigeron canadensis isolate Cc75 chromosome 2, C_canadensis_v1, whole genome shotgun sequence DNA contains the following:
- the LOC122589058 gene encoding phosphoserine phosphatase, chloroplastic: MEGLTSSRIIHMRAYGVQGNTCLFPTYTSYRRRVFFGPIRMMGPSTSSNSKAGSVKPIAVSSLGRFDNTLPSKEVLDLWQKADAVCFDVDSTVCVDEGIDELAEFCGAGKAVAEWTARAMGGSVPFEEALSARLNLFKPSLSQVQEFLEKNPPRLSPGIKELVQKLKESGKTVFLISGGFRQMINPVASILGVPTANIFANQLLFNTSGEFAGFDVNEPTSRSGGKPTAVELIRKVHGYKTVVMVGDGATDLEARKPGCADLFICYGGVQLREAVSAKADWLVFNFNDLINSLE; this comes from the exons ATGGAAGGGCTGACCAGTTCACGAATAATTCATATGCGTGCTTACGGTGTTCAGGGAAACACCTGTCTTTTCCCAACATATACATCATACAGAAGAAGAGTATTTTTTGGTCCAATCAGAATGATGGGACCTTCCACATCATCCAACTCAAAAGCCGGTTCTGTTAAACCCATAGCGGTTTCCTCTTTAGGTCGATTCGACAACACATTACCTTCCAAAG AAGTTCTTGATTTATGGCAAAAGGCTGATGCTGTATGCTTTGATGTGGATAGCACGGTGTGCGTGGATGAGGGAATCGATGAACTTGCTGAGTTTTGTGGAGCTGGGAAAGCTGTAGCTGAATGGACTGCTAG AGCAATGGGTGGTTCAGTACCTTTTGAGGAAGCCTTATCTGCCAGACTCAATCTTTTTAAACCTTCATTATCCCAGGTCCAGGAATTTCTTGAGAAAAATCCCCCGAG ACTTTCTCCTGGAATTAAGGAGTTGGTCCAGAAGCTCAAGGAAAGTGGTAAAACTGTTTTTCTGATATCTGGAGGTTTTCGTCAAATGATCAAT CCGGTTGCATCAATCCTTGGGGTACCAACTGCAAATATATTTGCTAATCAGCTGCTTTTTAACACGTCTGGTGAGTTTGCTGGATTTGATGTAAATGAACCAACTTCAAGAAGCGGAGGAAAACCAACTGCAGTTGAACTAATAAGAAAG GTTCATGGATACAAGACAGTAGTAATGGTTGGCGATGGTGCAACTGATCTTGAG GCCCGAAAACCAGGATGTGCTGACCTGTTTATCTGCTATGGTGGTGTCCAACTGCGGGAGGCTGTTTCTGC